In the genome of Segatella copri, one region contains:
- a CDS encoding D-alanine--D-alanine ligase, giving the protein MENSKRTIAIVCGGDSSEHDVSLRSGQGLYSFFDKERYDIYLVDVKGTDWHVALDNGETIEIDKNDFSFVKDGKHVYFDYAYITIHGQPGENGVMQGYFDLIHLPYSTSGVLVEALTFDKYVLNNYLRGFGINVADSILLRRGEEYDEDAIAERIGMPCFVKPAADGSSFGVSKVKNADQLAPALRVAFMESNEVMIEGFLDGIEISQGIYKTAEKTVVLPATEVVTSNEFFDYDAKYNGQVQEITPARLSPETAEEVAKTTSRIYDILHANGIIRIDYIISKDKDGKDKVNMLEINTTPGMTVTSFIPQQVRAAGLDIKDVLSDIVENQF; this is encoded by the coding sequence ATGGAAAATAGCAAGAGAACGATAGCCATCGTATGTGGTGGTGATTCTTCTGAGCACGACGTATCATTGCGCTCAGGTCAGGGTTTGTATTCTTTCTTCGACAAGGAGCGTTATGATATCTATCTCGTCGACGTGAAGGGCACTGATTGGCACGTGGCCTTGGATAATGGTGAGACTATTGAGATTGACAAGAACGACTTCTCGTTTGTAAAAGACGGCAAGCATGTTTACTTTGATTATGCTTATATCACCATCCACGGACAGCCAGGTGAAAACGGCGTGATGCAGGGCTACTTCGACCTCATCCATCTGCCATATTCTACCAGCGGCGTGCTGGTAGAGGCACTGACCTTTGATAAGTATGTGCTCAACAACTATCTCCGTGGCTTCGGAATCAACGTGGCTGACAGTATCTTGCTTCGCCGTGGTGAGGAGTATGATGAGGATGCCATTGCCGAGCGCATCGGTATGCCTTGTTTCGTGAAGCCAGCAGCCGACGGCAGCAGCTTCGGTGTGAGCAAGGTGAAGAATGCCGACCAGTTGGCTCCAGCCCTCCGTGTGGCTTTCATGGAGAGCAACGAGGTGATGATAGAAGGCTTCCTTGATGGTATCGAGATTTCTCAGGGTATCTACAAGACAGCCGAGAAGACAGTAGTGTTGCCAGCTACCGAGGTGGTAACCAGCAACGAGTTCTTCGACTATGATGCCAAGTATAATGGTCAGGTACAGGAAATCACTCCAGCCCGTCTCTCTCCAGAGACAGCAGAAGAGGTGGCAAAGACTACATCCCGCATCTACGACATTCTCCATGCCAACGGTATCATCCGCATCGACTACATCATCTCTAAGGATAAGGACGGTAAGGATAAGGTGAATATGCTGGAGATTAATACCACTCCGGGTATGACCGTTACTAGCTTCATTCCTCAGCAGGTGCGTGCTGCAGGTCTTGACATCAAGGACGTGCTCAGCGACATCGTGGAGAATCAGTTCTAA
- a CDS encoding 1-acyl-sn-glycerol-3-phosphate acyltransferase: MKIPQEFDTIRPWEPEDLPEVFDRLLSNDQFKQVLAYLYPQVPFEMIAQKLKVCKTNLDFQLAFAYDFVHGILKKAATGCEMDCIAIDNTRNYSFISNHRDIVLDSAILDVMLIDNGFKTTCEIAIGDNLLSLPWVKDLVRVNKAFIVERALSMRQMLVSSKRLSDYMHFAIKEKNENIWIAQREGRAKDSNDRTQKSILQMMSMGGEGSIIERLKQLHLVPLSISYEYDPCDFLKAKEFQQKRDNADWKKGPMDDLVSMQTGIFGYKGHVHYHAAPCLDEYLDSLDPDTPKQELYNKVAAYIDEQIFKNYRLYPGNYVALDLLEGSDAHQTEYTAEEKANFERYMESQLAKIDLPGKDEAYLKERFLTMYANPARNYLAVNK, encoded by the coding sequence ATGAAGATCCCTCAAGAATTTGATACCATTCGCCCTTGGGAGCCAGAAGACCTTCCTGAGGTGTTCGACCGTTTGCTTTCAAACGATCAGTTCAAGCAAGTACTTGCTTATCTTTATCCACAAGTTCCTTTTGAGATGATTGCCCAGAAGTTGAAGGTTTGCAAGACCAATCTCGACTTCCAGTTGGCTTTCGCCTACGATTTTGTCCATGGCATCCTGAAGAAGGCAGCAACGGGTTGTGAGATGGATTGCATAGCCATCGATAATACCCGCAACTATTCCTTCATCAGTAACCATCGTGATATCGTGCTCGATTCAGCTATCCTCGATGTAATGCTTATCGACAATGGCTTCAAGACCACCTGCGAGATTGCCATCGGTGACAACCTTCTGTCACTTCCTTGGGTCAAGGACCTGGTGCGTGTCAACAAGGCGTTTATCGTGGAGCGTGCCTTGAGTATGCGCCAGATGCTCGTGTCGAGCAAGCGTCTTTCCGATTACATGCATTTCGCCATCAAGGAGAAGAACGAGAATATCTGGATTGCCCAGCGAGAGGGTAGAGCCAAGGATAGCAACGACCGCACCCAGAAGAGTATTCTGCAGATGATGTCGATGGGTGGAGAAGGCAGTATCATCGAGCGCTTGAAGCAGCTGCATCTTGTACCTCTGTCTATCAGTTATGAGTACGACCCATGCGATTTCCTGAAGGCAAAGGAGTTCCAGCAGAAGCGCGATAATGCAGACTGGAAGAAGGGCCCTATGGATGATTTGGTAAGCATGCAGACCGGTATCTTCGGCTATAAGGGTCATGTGCATTATCATGCAGCCCCATGTCTTGATGAGTATCTCGATTCTCTGGATCCTGATACACCTAAGCAGGAACTGTATAATAAGGTGGCAGCCTATATAGATGAACAGATATTCAAGAACTACCGCCTCTATCCGGGCAACTATGTAGCCCTGGATCTTCTGGAGGGTTCTGATGCGCATCAGACAGAATATACTGCAGAAGAAAAAGCTAATTTTGAAAGATATATGGAGAGTCAGCTTGCTAAAATTGACCTTCCTGGTA